A region from the Azospirillum fermentarium genome encodes:
- a CDS encoding Glu/Leu/Phe/Val family dehydrogenase: MDDLFSGALSRLNEAAQYVEVDSEVLEKLKYAKETLSVRLSVRMDDGSRRSFPAWRCRYDDTRGPTKGGIRFHPSSNVEEVTTLAFWMTFKCAVMNLPYGGGKGAVKVDPHSLSKSELERLSRAYVQAFAGMIGPDRDIPAPDVYTNSMIMGWMADEYSSIVRQPSPAVITGKPLPLGGSVGRDDATARGGYYLLKHLEADLGLAGSDKRVVVQGYGNAGFHIARLLHADGYRIVGLSDSRGAIVCEEGLDPHAVQSAKERGGSVTAYTAGGTRVVSETELLGTACEVLVPAALEDQIHKGNAGHIKARIVLELANGPITPEADRILEEAGTIVLPDILANAGGVTVSYFEWVQNRQGYYWGLSEIHERLRSIMETEGRCVWDMHAAKGISMRTAAYAHALERLSSAIAAHGTQPFFIG; this comes from the coding sequence ATGGACGATCTGTTTTCGGGGGCGTTGAGCCGCCTGAACGAAGCCGCACAGTACGTTGAGGTGGACTCCGAGGTTCTCGAGAAGCTGAAGTACGCCAAGGAGACGCTGAGCGTCCGGCTGTCCGTGCGTATGGACGACGGGTCGCGCCGTTCCTTTCCGGCCTGGCGCTGCCGCTACGACGACACCCGCGGGCCGACCAAGGGCGGCATCCGCTTCCACCCCAGTTCCAACGTGGAGGAGGTGACCACGCTGGCGTTCTGGATGACCTTCAAGTGCGCGGTGATGAACCTGCCCTACGGCGGCGGCAAGGGGGCCGTGAAGGTGGACCCGCACAGCCTGTCCAAATCGGAACTGGAGCGCCTGTCGCGGGCCTACGTGCAGGCCTTTGCCGGCATGATCGGACCGGACCGCGACATCCCGGCCCCGGACGTCTACACCAACTCCATGATCATGGGATGGATGGCCGACGAGTACAGCTCCATCGTCCGCCAGCCGAGCCCGGCGGTCATCACCGGCAAGCCCCTGCCACTCGGGGGCTCGGTGGGGCGCGATGACGCGACGGCCCGCGGCGGGTACTATCTGCTCAAGCATCTGGAAGCGGACCTCGGCCTTGCCGGCTCGGACAAGCGCGTGGTGGTCCAGGGCTACGGCAACGCGGGCTTCCACATCGCCCGCCTGCTGCACGCGGACGGCTACCGCATCGTCGGCCTGTCCGACTCGCGGGGGGCGATCGTCTGCGAGGAGGGCCTGGACCCCCATGCCGTGCAGTCGGCGAAGGAGCGGGGCGGTTCCGTGACGGCCTACACCGCGGGCGGCACCCGCGTCGTGAGCGAAACCGAGCTGCTGGGCACGGCCTGCGAGGTTCTGGTCCCCGCCGCTCTGGAGGACCAGATCCACAAGGGCAACGCCGGCCATATCAAGGCCCGCATCGTTCTCGAACTCGCCAACGGCCCGATCACCCCGGAGGCCGACCGCATCCTGGAGGAGGCGGGCACCATCGTCCTGCCCGACATCCTGGCCAACGCCGGGGGCGTGACGGTGTCCTATTTCGAGTGGGTGCAGAACCGCCAGGGCTACTACTGGGGCCTGAGCGAGATCCATGAGCGCCTTCGCTCGATCATGGAGACCGAGGGCCGCTGCGTGTGGGATATGCATGCGGCCAAGGGTATCTCCATGCGCACGGCAGCCTATGCCCATGCGCTGGAAAGGCTGTCGAGCGCCATCGCCGCACACGGGACGCAGCCGTTCTTCATCGGCTGA
- a CDS encoding GreA/GreB family elongation factor, translated as MNEEADRPLIWIGRADYGRLLRAMDRLAVQAPDVSAFLSCELERAIVRPQEDLPQTIVRMGSRVLFRRDDGQPSEWGELVYPDQPLKDGQITVASPLGVALLGLREGARMPCADADGTTRWLSVERVLPA; from the coding sequence ATGAACGAGGAAGCTGACCGGCCGCTGATCTGGATCGGGCGTGCGGATTACGGACGCCTGCTGCGGGCAATGGACCGGCTGGCTGTGCAGGCTCCGGATGTGTCGGCGTTCCTGTCTTGCGAGCTGGAGCGTGCGATCGTCCGTCCGCAAGAGGATCTGCCCCAAACGATCGTGCGCATGGGCAGCCGCGTGCTGTTTCGCCGTGACGACGGCCAGCCGTCCGAATGGGGCGAACTGGTGTACCCGGACCAGCCGCTCAAGGATGGCCAGATCACCGTCGCATCGCCTCTGGGGGTGGCCTTGCTGGGCCTGCGCGAGGGAGCACGCATGCCCTGCGCCGATGCGGACGGCACCACGCGCTGGCTGTCGGTCGAGCGCGTCCTGCCGGCCTGA
- the rnk gene encoding nucleoside diphosphate kinase regulator, with translation MMTTPPRPGRLPTITLTSSIHERLSELAFAAGNRLPEVAEYLERELDRARVVPDDTLPPSSVTIGSHVTFVDCDTGQRRSVTLVWPMEEDASHHRLSVMTPVGAALIGLRAGQSIGWQNRMGVWRHLTVEAVSHGDAAEMP, from the coding sequence ATGATGACCACACCGCCGCGGCCCGGCCGGCTGCCGACCATCACCTTGACCAGCAGCATCCACGAGCGGCTGTCCGAGCTTGCCTTTGCCGCCGGGAACCGGCTGCCGGAGGTGGCGGAGTATCTGGAACGCGAATTGGATCGTGCCCGCGTCGTGCCGGATGACACCCTGCCGCCGTCGAGCGTCACCATCGGTTCGCATGTCACGTTCGTGGACTGCGATACCGGGCAGCGGCGCAGCGTTACCCTGGTGTGGCCGATGGAGGAGGATGCATCGCACCATCGGCTGTCCGTGATGACGCCGGTGGGCGCGGCCCTGATCGGACTTCGCGCCGGCCAGAGCATCGGTTGGCAAAACCGTATGGGGGTCTGGCGCCACCTGACGGTTGAAGCGGTTTCCCATGGGGACGCGGCGGAGATGCCGTAG
- a CDS encoding PaaI family thioesterase — translation MTTKAGREVPRLRGYQDFTSPDNKTGLTMHIVQNGEGVESSFRIPGHMSGWRSPKVTGAHPGAVATALATVTGHGALALARAPAMLKQSSTEYYDLVPVDTDVRATARVAGKRGDGEVVMVGEITDAAGRVLASCTATYTLYTQQDLSRYAMCADPAIGEIYQALGKA, via the coding sequence ATGACCACCAAAGCAGGCAGAGAAGTTCCCCGGCTTCGTGGCTATCAGGACTTTACGAGCCCGGACAACAAAACCGGCCTGACCATGCACATCGTCCAGAACGGCGAGGGTGTGGAATCCAGCTTCCGTATTCCGGGCCATATGTCCGGGTGGCGCAGCCCCAAGGTGACGGGGGCTCACCCCGGCGCCGTCGCCACCGCGCTCGCCACGGTCACCGGCCATGGCGCGCTGGCCCTGGCCAGGGCGCCGGCCATGCTCAAGCAGTCGTCCACCGAATATTACGATCTGGTTCCGGTCGATACCGACGTGCGCGCCACCGCCAGGGTGGCCGGGAAGCGGGGTGACGGCGAAGTCGTCATGGTGGGTGAGATCACCGACGCCGCCGGCCGGGTGCTGGCAAGCTGCACGGCGACCTACACCCTGTACACGCAGCAGGATCTGTCCCGCTACGCCATGTGTGCCGATCCCGCCATCGGCGAGATCTATCAGGCCCTGGGCAAGGCCTGA
- a CDS encoding radical SAM/SPASM domain-containing protein, which translates to MPLTAYPLLDERFALRQIGPGVRYLMNYMTGEYYELEEPQLAALRLCDGTRTVARIAAEVGVSPGDADAFITAQAEDGVVALHDGAQPAEAPYYRYCDPPHLSDVLIEVTGRCNLTCAHCFNSDFNTDAALSRQMTTDQILALIADLDAHNVRRIQISGGEPTMRKDLWTIIDAIDRHRMYLDVISTNATLLNERLAERLSRRFKENGALYISMDGLTADTYEAVRGEGVFPGFQRAMERLDAHGCRVFINTMAVRTNLHQMDQLYDWMASHPSIKGWRIGLPKVLGRYREFHDTLEVEFEEVILVFKRLLMRWLTDRPGFRMELSDFFRTDSFDSGLEDHRPDDHPCKYALTNMTIKPDGTAVFCASLEVHPPAVLGNVAVSGVGPVWHGRPHMAMREMAIRDLPDCGPCRYSRLCGGGCRSNALLSYGDIRARDPRACEAMRMLEAEIIPDLHPDLQDRITALIDHGRPFAPATGFRRFI; encoded by the coding sequence ATGCCTTTGACTGCATACCCGCTTCTCGACGAACGCTTTGCCCTGCGGCAGATCGGCCCCGGCGTCCGTTACCTGATGAATTACATGACGGGTGAGTACTACGAGCTTGAAGAGCCGCAGCTGGCCGCCCTGCGTCTGTGCGACGGGACGCGGACGGTGGCCCGGATCGCCGCGGAGGTGGGGGTATCCCCCGGCGATGCCGATGCCTTCATCACGGCACAGGCCGAGGACGGCGTGGTGGCGTTGCACGATGGCGCCCAGCCCGCCGAAGCGCCCTATTACCGTTACTGCGATCCGCCGCACCTGTCCGACGTGCTGATCGAGGTGACGGGCCGCTGCAACCTGACGTGCGCCCATTGCTTCAATTCCGACTTCAACACCGACGCGGCCCTGTCGCGTCAGATGACCACCGACCAGATCCTGGCGCTGATCGCCGACCTCGACGCCCACAATGTCCGCCGCATCCAGATTTCCGGCGGCGAGCCGACCATGCGCAAGGATCTGTGGACGATCATCGACGCCATCGACCGGCACCGCATGTACCTCGACGTCATCAGCACCAACGCCACGCTGCTCAACGAGCGGCTGGCCGAACGGCTGTCGCGGCGGTTCAAGGAGAACGGCGCCCTTTACATCAGCATGGACGGCCTGACCGCCGACACCTACGAGGCGGTGCGGGGGGAAGGGGTGTTCCCCGGTTTCCAGCGGGCGATGGAACGGCTGGACGCCCACGGCTGCCGGGTGTTCATCAACACCATGGCGGTGCGCACCAACCTGCACCAGATGGACCAGCTCTACGACTGGATGGCCAGCCACCCGTCGATCAAGGGCTGGCGCATCGGCCTGCCCAAGGTGCTGGGCCGCTACCGCGAGTTCCACGACACGCTGGAGGTGGAATTCGAGGAGGTCATCCTGGTCTTCAAGCGCCTGCTGATGCGCTGGCTGACGGACCGTCCCGGCTTTCGCATGGAACTGTCGGATTTCTTCCGCACCGATTCCTTCGACAGCGGCCTGGAGGATCACCGGCCCGACGACCACCCGTGCAAATACGCCCTGACCAACATGACCATCAAGCCCGACGGCACGGCGGTGTTCTGTGCGTCGCTGGAGGTCCACCCGCCGGCGGTGCTGGGCAATGTCGCCGTGTCCGGCGTGGGGCCGGTGTGGCACGGCCGGCCGCACATGGCGATGCGCGAGATGGCGATCCGCGACCTGCCGGACTGCGGCCCCTGCCGCTATTCCCGGCTGTGCGGCGGCGGGTGCCGGTCCAACGCGCTCCTGTCCTACGGCGACATCCGGGCGCGCGACCCGCGGGCGTGCGAGGCCATGCGGATGCTGGAGGCGGAGATCATCCCCGACCTGCACCCCGATCTGCAGGACCGGATCACCGCCCTGATCGACCACGGCCGGCCGTTCGCCCCCGCCACCGGCTTCCGCCGCTTCATCTGA
- a CDS encoding B12-binding domain-containing radical SAM protein — protein sequence MDVLFFNPPRTRQADDHVLNMALLWLASSLRAGGHEAGVRMPSGASLDEDVATAIERERPRYVAIACKWWNTLYGALQVAGVVRRRFPRLPIIMGGHTASTFPAELIATGLVDIVLVGDVDASLPLLVSQGTVSNGFTAAGYHPPVAGAVAPMALDEVRLDPVATLIDRPDQVPGYVWLGRGCSYPCFYCIENRESGRRILGRGAPRMRRVAAVAADAAALAGRSQLIFDYEHPSLRRTEAFLRDLGAALPAGFESCYYFHWGLPTPAIIDTLSERFAQVGICFDVQVFAEDHRRRLAGQRLIKPHVTDAAIRSVLRHAEARGNVHVDATGIVGMPWETADHRARGLAFIEDLSREFGCVRDWRFSPLHVIPGTPLAQEPAFHGLAVERRTFADFLAFTQEGYDREARYYDPAGRTHHPYGVYPQGERHAIVDFMAEADGRLGALRADKRRTTVVRDGPDAAITVTDPFAPLPSLAAALSSPAVREAPVDTLTLTLGPRTWFHGSWIDYTSESGENSATRCGLDRDARRLEAFMTERLAACRRVRLTPAPGRWGIIADTVAGLPAARPAAKRAAAEEVVRA from the coding sequence ATGGACGTTCTCTTCTTCAACCCGCCGCGCACCCGCCAGGCCGACGACCATGTGCTGAACATGGCGCTGTTGTGGTTGGCTTCCAGCCTGCGCGCCGGCGGGCACGAGGCCGGGGTGCGGATGCCGTCCGGCGCCAGCCTGGACGAGGATGTCGCGACGGCCATCGAACGGGAACGGCCGCGGTACGTGGCGATCGCCTGCAAATGGTGGAACACGCTCTACGGCGCGCTGCAGGTGGCGGGGGTGGTGCGCCGCCGCTTTCCCCGCCTGCCCATCATCATGGGCGGGCACACCGCCTCCACCTTTCCCGCCGAACTGATCGCCACCGGGCTGGTGGACATCGTGCTGGTGGGGGACGTCGATGCATCGCTGCCGCTGCTGGTGAGCCAGGGTACGGTGTCCAACGGCTTCACCGCCGCCGGCTACCACCCGCCGGTGGCGGGGGCCGTGGCGCCCATGGCGCTGGACGAGGTGCGGCTCGATCCCGTGGCGACGCTGATCGACCGTCCCGATCAGGTGCCGGGGTATGTGTGGCTGGGGCGGGGGTGCTCCTACCCCTGTTTCTACTGCATCGAAAACCGCGAGAGCGGCCGGCGCATCCTGGGCCGCGGCGCCCCGCGGATGCGGCGGGTCGCGGCGGTGGCCGCCGATGCCGCGGCCCTGGCCGGGCGGTCGCAGTTGATCTTCGATTACGAGCACCCGTCCCTGCGCCGGACGGAGGCGTTCCTGCGCGATCTCGGCGCCGCGCTGCCGGCGGGGTTCGAAAGCTGCTATTACTTCCACTGGGGGCTGCCGACGCCGGCCATCATCGACACCCTGTCGGAGCGTTTCGCGCAGGTCGGCATCTGTTTCGACGTCCAGGTCTTCGCCGAGGACCACCGCCGCCGTCTGGCCGGGCAGCGGTTGATCAAGCCCCATGTGACCGACGCCGCCATCCGTTCCGTCCTGCGCCATGCCGAGGCCCGCGGCAACGTCCACGTGGATGCCACCGGCATCGTCGGGATGCCGTGGGAGACCGCGGACCACCGCGCGCGGGGGCTGGCCTTCATCGAGGATCTCAGCCGGGAGTTCGGCTGCGTGCGCGACTGGCGCTTCAGCCCCCTGCACGTCATTCCCGGCACGCCGCTGGCGCAGGAACCGGCCTTCCACGGGCTGGCGGTCGAGCGGCGGACGTTCGCCGATTTCCTGGCGTTCACGCAGGAAGGCTACGACCGCGAAGCCCGTTACTATGACCCCGCCGGCCGGACGCACCACCCCTATGGCGTCTACCCCCAGGGGGAGCGGCACGCCATCGTCGATTTCATGGCCGAGGCCGACGGGCGGCTGGGCGCCCTGCGGGCGGACAAGCGCCGCACCACGGTCGTGCGCGACGGCCCCGACGCCGCCATCACGGTGACCGATCCCTTCGCGCCGCTGCCGTCGCTGGCCGCCGCCCTGTCCAGCCCGGCGGTGCGGGAGGCGCCGGTGGACACGCTGACCCTGACGCTCGGCCCCCGCACGTGGTTCCACGGGTCGTGGATCGACTACACCAGCGAAAGCGGCGAGAACAGCGCCACCCGATGCGGCCTGGACCGCGACGCCCGCCGGCTGGAGGCGTTCATGACCGAGCGGCTCGCCGCCTGCCGCCGGGTGCGGCTGACGCCGGCGCCGGGGCGCTGGGGCATCATCGCCGACACCGTCGCCGGCCTGCCCGCCGCCAGACCGGCGGCGAAGCGGGCGGCGGCGGAAGAGGTGGTGCGGGCATGA
- a CDS encoding radical SAM protein, producing the protein MTGNAALPPFPPVIEVELTRRCNLSCRMCQRQAVRAQSDGLDLQADVLAAVLDGCRGGGPLQINLGGLGESLLHPGLPDLFAQIKAHDLRIRTGFNTNGLALADGVPGWLLDGRVDYLSISLNAPDAEGYRWLVGRDVHDRVVRGARAFLVRKGRGNPPLTTVHVFRLPAFAAATPAFRREWGALADFVQERDIGNWGGTIDRAAFTPDALELGVCDRPWLSVAVGLDGGYHRCCATFALEPPASWVQDMPVGDYWLGAEMERRRAAMLAGAFGTGDPCAACSGRAIRANTAIEHAAYGRMEQEGERSWT; encoded by the coding sequence ATGACCGGCAACGCGGCGCTGCCGCCCTTTCCCCCCGTGATCGAGGTGGAGCTGACCCGCCGCTGCAACCTGTCCTGCCGCATGTGTCAGCGGCAGGCGGTGCGGGCGCAGAGCGATGGGCTGGACCTGCAGGCGGACGTGCTGGCCGCGGTTCTCGACGGGTGCCGCGGCGGCGGCCCCCTTCAGATCAATCTCGGCGGGCTGGGCGAAAGCCTGTTGCACCCCGGCCTGCCCGATCTGTTCGCGCAGATCAAGGCGCACGACCTCCGCATCCGGACCGGCTTCAACACCAACGGGCTGGCGCTGGCCGACGGCGTTCCGGGCTGGCTGCTGGACGGGCGGGTCGATTACCTGTCGATCAGCCTCAACGCCCCGGATGCGGAAGGGTACCGCTGGCTGGTGGGCCGCGACGTCCATGACCGGGTGGTCCGCGGCGCCCGTGCGTTCCTGGTGCGCAAGGGGCGGGGCAACCCGCCGCTGACCACGGTGCACGTCTTCCGTCTTCCCGCCTTCGCCGCCGCCACCCCGGCGTTCCGGCGGGAGTGGGGGGCACTGGCGGATTTCGTGCAGGAACGGGACATCGGCAATTGGGGCGGCACCATCGACCGCGCCGCCTTCACCCCCGATGCCCTGGAACTCGGCGTCTGCGACCGGCCATGGCTGTCGGTGGCGGTCGGGCTGGACGGCGGCTATCACCGCTGCTGCGCCACCTTCGCCCTGGAACCGCCTGCGTCCTGGGTCCAGGACATGCCGGTCGGGGACTATTGGCTGGGGGCGGAGATGGAACGGCGGCGGGCGGCGATGCTGGCCGGCGCGTTCGGCACCGGCGATCCCTGCGCGGCCTGCTCCGGCCGGGCCATCCGCGCGAACACGGCCATCGAGCACGCCGCCTATGGCCGGATGGAACAGGAGGGGGAACGGTCATGGACGTAA